One segment of Coffea arabica cultivar ET-39 chromosome 7c, Coffea Arabica ET-39 HiFi, whole genome shotgun sequence DNA contains the following:
- the LOC113698786 gene encoding beta-amyrin 6-beta-monooxygenase: MEAFSLYFLTIVVVLVSFIFLGFLSQRFKSKTSILPTGTFGLPVVGETLHFFSSGPEKFIHQRMEKYSAEVFATSLFGKKVAVVCGAAGNKFLLYTANDQLAPWLPSAASKLMDLVDSPGQSVRQVISKCRTFLHNEILNPKTLRQYITIMDALAREHIKTEWDPSKVIQVYPLCQKYALSLSCRLLLGLEDACQIQRISDSFWIIMQGLFSMPINMPGTRYNHALKEVKRVKHQFLNIIAKKRDMVFQDTGSAGSDVLSRILLEGNAYSMSDSEIGAYLLTLMLPSYEGISATITFALNHLAELPHIYEAVYKELMEIARSKAPEELLNWEDVKKMKYSWNVICESMRLTPPSMGTFREALIDINFAGITIPRGWKMHWSPFTTNKNHKYFPDPEAFDPTRYEGDGPTSCTFLPFSAGPRMCPGKDYSMFLILVYVYNVVTRFKLQKLIQDEKMRYRVGPVPANGLPMRLQTH, encoded by the exons ATGGAGGCCTTTTCTCTGTATTTCCTCACCATTGTAGTCGTCTTggtttccttcatttttcttggcTTTCTAAGTCAACGTTTCAAATCTAAGACATCCATACTTCCAACAGGCACATTTGGATTGCCAGTTGTTGGAGAGACACTTCACTTTTTCTCGAGTGGCCCAGAAAAATTTATTCATCAGAGGATGGAAAAATACTCGGCAGAAGTATTTGCGACCTCATTGTTTGGGAAGAAAGTGGCTGTAGTTTGTGGTGCAGCTGGGAACAAGTTTTTACTTTACACTGCAAACGACCAGCTTGCTCCTTGGCTTCCTTCTGCAGCGTCCAAGTTAATGGATTTGGTAGATTCTCCTGGACAATCTGTCAGGCAAGTAATTTCAAAATGTCGAACTTTTCTTCATAATGAAATCCTGAATCCGAAAACTTTGAGACAGTACATAACCATAATGGATGCCCTGGCAAGGGAACATATCAAGACAGAATGGGATCCTTCCAAAGTGATACAGGTTTATCCTCTTTGCCAGAAGTATGCACTTTCGTTGTCATGCAGATTGCTCCTTGGCCTTGAAGATGCTTGCCAGATTCAAAGAATATCTGATTCTTTCTGGATCATAATGCAAGGGTTGTTTTCAATGCCCATCAATATGCCTGGCACCAGATATAATCATGCTTTGAAAGAGGTCAAAAGGGTTAAGCATCAATTCTTGAACATCATCGCCAAGAAGAGAGACATGGTTTTTCAGGATACAGGAAGTGCTGGTTCCGACGTATTGTCTCGCATTCTGCTCGAGGGAAACGCCTATTCCATGTCCGATTCAGAGATTGGTGCCTATCTTTTAACTTTAATGCTTCCCAGctatgaaggaataagtgcaACAATCACATTTGCCTTAAACCATCTGGCTGAGCTTCCCCATATTTATGAGGCGGTTTACAAAG AACTTATGGAGATTGCCCGGTCAAAAGCTCCTGAAGAACTATTAAATTGGGAAGacgtcaagaaaatgaagtatTCTTGGAATGTGATATGTGAATCGATGAGGTTAACACCACCTAGCATGGGAACCTTTCGAGAGGCCCTGATTGATATCAATTTCGCTGGTATAACTATTCCAAGAGGATGGAAG ATGCACTGGAGtccatttacaaccaacaaaAATCACAAGTACTTTCCTGATCCAGAGGCTTTTGATCCCACAAGATATGAGGGTGATGGACCGACATCCTGCACATTTCTACCATTTTCTGCAGGACCTCGTATGTGCCCGGGCAAGGACTATTCCATGTTCCTGATACTCGTATACGTATATAACGTGGTGACGAGATTTAAGTTACAAAAACTGATTCAAGATGAGAAGATGCGATACCGTGTTGGTCCTGTTCCTGCCAATGGCCTCCCAATGCGCCTGCAAACACATTGA
- the LOC140010511 gene encoding uncharacterized protein: MEDLQTPGSSKNKFEEGESSKTNEEWNEFAIDDEELLDTMWGDDERNGKGNSCRDFNAAVEFRKSDFELKVGDKFKNLRAFREALVEWNVREGYTMKYKKNERAKVIAMCKKGCSWKIRASPIQNESTFQIKSIKGVHVCGREYSNHHANARYLSKKYLDRFRDEPSSSIEGFVKTVRREIMVDISMRQAYRAKRLAREALQGDDIRQYNVIRDYAATLLIRNPGSHIVLQVTRLDENEVGIFERMYWSLSAMKNGFLAGCRRIIGLDDCFLKSPFGGQLLTAMGRDGNDNMFPIAMAVVEAERYDSWKWFLMELKIEVGAENGAPWTFISDRQKGLVSAIVVVNL; encoded by the coding sequence ATGGAGGATCTGCAAACACCAGGCTCTTCTAAGAACAAATTTGAAGAAGGGGAGAGTTCTAAAACTAATGAAGAGTGGAATGAATTTGCTATTGATGATGAAGAACTGCTTGACACTATGTGGGGAGATGATGAAAGAAATGGGAAAGGTAATAGTTGTCGAGATTTTAATGCTGCAGTTGAATTCAGAAAGTCAGATTTTGAGTTGAAAGTTGGGGATAAATTTAAGAACTTACGGGCCTTTAGAGAAGCACTTGTGGAATGGAATGTCAGGGAAGGCTACACCATGAagtacaaaaaaaatgaaagagcaAAAGTTATTGCCATGTGCAAAAAAGGTTGTTCTTGGAAAATACGGGCAAGCCCAATTCAAAATGAAAGCACCTTTCAGATCAAATCAATAAAGGGAGTGCATGTGTGTGGAAGAGAATACAGCAATCATCATGCAAATGCaagatatttgagcaaaaaataTTTAGACAGGTTCAGAGATGAACCAAGTTCTTCTATTGAAGGATTTGTCAAGACTGTGAGGAGAGAGATTATGGTGGACATAAGCATGAGACAGGCTTATAGAGCTAAAAGATTGGCAAGAGAGGCACTACAAGGGGATGATATAAGACAGTATAATGTCATCAGAGATTATGCTGCTACCTTGTTGATCCGGAATCCTGGTAGCCATATTGTCCTGCAAGTGACTAGACTGGATGAGAACGAGGTTGGGATATTTGAAAGAATGTACTGGAGTTTAAGTGCAATGAAGAATGGGTTTCTAGCTGGTTGTCGACGAATAATTGGATTAGATGACTGCTTTTTAAAAAGTCCATTTGGTGGACAACTTTTGACAGCTATGGGTAGGGATGGCAATGATAACATGTTTCCCATTGCAATGGCTGTAGTGGAAGCCGAGAGATATGACTCATGGAAATGGTTTTTGATGGAGTTGAAAATTGAAGTTGGTGCTGAAAATGGAGCTCCATGGACATTCATATCTGATAGGCAAAAAGGATTAGTCAGTGCAATTGTAGTAGTTAATTTGTAA